From a single Paraburkholderia sp. D15 genomic region:
- a CDS encoding ABC transporter ATP-binding protein produces MSDSFNSEGAAPQPATRPEQAAPRLMLQGITKQYPAVRANDDVTLIVAPGEIHAVLGENGAGKSTLMKIIYGAVRPDAGEIRWEGQTVDIASPAAARKLGIGMVFQHFSLFETLTVGENIALALDEPFDLKTLSKRIREVCADYGLDIDPQRHVHSLTVGERQRVEIVRCLLQNPRLLIMDEPTSVLTPQAVRKLFATLRRLAAEGCSILYISHKLDEIQELCDTATVMRGGRVTGHVTPREETHASLAQLMVGHSLPDYTRREHNPGAVLLDVKALSVESDDPFGTSLDNVSFSVHAGEIFGIAGVSGNGQAELLSALSGEKRGVRGMSADAVTICGKPAGRLGAGGRRALGFGFVPEERLGRGAVPAMTLSENALLTAHRQQMVKSGWIKAGAMRAFAKRCIDAFDVRCGGAEALAQSLSGGNLQKYIMGREILQAPKVLVVAQPTWGVDVGAAAFIRQQLLDLSARGVAILVISEELEELFDICDRIAVLAGGRLSPVRATGATNAEEIGRWMAGLFGGREGAAPSAEQTAHA; encoded by the coding sequence ATGAGCGACTCTTTCAATAGCGAAGGCGCCGCCCCGCAGCCGGCAACGAGGCCGGAACAGGCGGCGCCCCGGTTGATGCTTCAGGGCATCACCAAACAGTATCCGGCCGTACGCGCCAACGACGACGTCACGTTGATCGTCGCGCCGGGTGAAATCCATGCCGTGCTCGGCGAGAATGGCGCCGGCAAAAGCACGCTGATGAAAATCATCTACGGGGCGGTGCGGCCCGACGCCGGCGAGATTCGCTGGGAGGGCCAGACGGTCGACATCGCCAGTCCGGCGGCCGCGCGCAAGCTCGGCATCGGCATGGTGTTCCAGCACTTTTCGCTGTTCGAGACGCTCACGGTCGGCGAAAACATCGCGCTCGCGCTGGACGAACCCTTTGATCTGAAGACGCTCTCCAAACGCATTCGCGAGGTTTGCGCCGACTACGGCCTCGACATCGACCCGCAGCGCCACGTGCACAGCCTGACGGTGGGCGAGCGCCAGCGCGTCGAGATCGTGCGCTGCCTGTTGCAGAACCCGCGCCTGTTGATCATGGACGAGCCGACGTCGGTGCTCACGCCGCAAGCGGTCCGCAAGCTGTTCGCGACGCTGCGCCGCCTTGCCGCCGAAGGCTGCAGCATCCTCTACATCAGCCACAAGCTCGACGAGATCCAGGAACTGTGCGACACCGCCACGGTGATGCGCGGCGGCCGCGTGACCGGCCACGTCACGCCGAGGGAGGAGACCCACGCGTCGCTCGCGCAGTTGATGGTCGGCCATTCGCTGCCCGACTACACGCGCCGCGAGCACAACCCGGGCGCCGTGCTGCTCGACGTGAAGGCGTTGTCGGTGGAGAGCGACGATCCGTTCGGCACCTCGCTCGATAACGTGTCGTTCAGCGTGCATGCGGGCGAAATCTTCGGCATTGCCGGCGTGTCGGGCAACGGTCAGGCGGAACTGCTGTCGGCCTTGTCGGGCGAGAAGCGCGGCGTACGCGGCATGAGCGCCGACGCCGTCACGATCTGCGGCAAGCCGGCCGGGCGTCTCGGCGCGGGCGGCCGGCGCGCGCTCGGCTTCGGCTTCGTGCCGGAAGAGCGGCTGGGGCGCGGCGCGGTGCCGGCCATGACGCTGTCGGAGAACGCGCTGCTCACCGCGCATCGTCAGCAGATGGTGAAGTCGGGCTGGATCAAGGCGGGCGCCATGCGCGCGTTCGCCAAACGCTGCATCGACGCGTTCGACGTGCGCTGCGGCGGCGCCGAAGCGCTCGCGCAAAGCCTGTCGGGCGGCAATCTGCAGAAATACATCATGGGCCGCGAGATCCTGCAGGCGCCCAAGGTGCTGGTCGTCGCGCAGCCGACGTGGGGCGTGGACGTCGGTGCGGCGGCGTTTATCCGCCAGCAACTGCTCGATCTGTCGGCGCGCGGCGTGGCGATTCTGGTGATCTCGGAGGAACTGGAGGAATTGTTCGACATCTGCGATCGCATCGCGGTGCTCGCGGGCGGCAGACTGTCGCCGGTGCGCGCCACCGGGGCGACCAATGCCGAGGAAATCGGTCGCTGGATGGCGGGCCTGTTCGGCGGCCGCGAAGGCGCGGCGCCGTCGGCCGAACAGACGGCGCACGCGTGA
- a CDS encoding ABC transporter permease, whose product MMLPYRLEARTTPSRTMQLAVPLIAALLTLAIGFLIFSLVGRDPLQAMHAFFIEPLSSVNGWSELLLKASPLCLIGLGLAIGYRANVWNIGAEGQMLLGGIAASGVAIYFDQASGWWILPTMMIAGVLGGMVWAAIPALLKSRFNTNEILVSLMLTYVATQLLIYLVSGPWRDPQGMNFPLSEMFSGDALFPTFSGDWHWKWLRGTRLNASVFITLIAIPLVWLFMRKSFAGYRMNVGGLAPLAARYAGFSDKKTIWTSLLISGGLAGLAGMGEIAGPIGQLQATWSPGYGFTAIIVVFVGRLHPLGIVLASLLMALLYLGGEAVQTSMQLPQALSGVFQGLLLFCLLGADLFVNYRVRRRSLAPQAH is encoded by the coding sequence ATGATGCTTCCGTATCGACTCGAAGCCCGCACCACGCCCTCGCGCACGATGCAGCTCGCCGTCCCGCTGATCGCCGCGCTCCTCACGCTGGCGATCGGTTTTCTGATTTTCAGCCTCGTCGGGCGCGACCCGTTGCAGGCGATGCACGCGTTTTTCATCGAGCCGCTGTCGAGCGTGAACGGCTGGTCGGAGCTGCTGCTGAAGGCTTCGCCGCTGTGCCTGATCGGCCTCGGTCTCGCGATCGGCTATCGCGCGAACGTGTGGAACATCGGCGCGGAAGGGCAGATGCTGCTCGGCGGGATCGCCGCGAGCGGCGTCGCGATCTACTTCGATCAGGCGAGCGGCTGGTGGATCCTGCCGACCATGATGATCGCCGGCGTGCTGGGCGGCATGGTGTGGGCGGCGATTCCCGCGCTGCTCAAGAGCCGCTTCAACACCAACGAGATTCTCGTCAGCCTGATGCTGACTTACGTGGCCACGCAGTTGCTGATCTATCTGGTCAGCGGCCCATGGCGCGATCCGCAGGGGATGAATTTCCCGCTTTCGGAAATGTTCAGCGGCGACGCGCTGTTCCCGACGTTCTCCGGCGACTGGCACTGGAAATGGCTGCGCGGCACGCGCCTGAACGCGTCGGTGTTCATCACGCTGATCGCGATTCCGCTCGTGTGGCTGTTCATGCGCAAGAGCTTCGCGGGCTACCGGATGAACGTCGGCGGTCTGGCGCCGCTCGCCGCGCGCTATGCCGGTTTCTCCGACAAAAAGACCATCTGGACCTCGCTGCTGATCAGCGGCGGCCTCGCAGGTCTGGCCGGCATGGGCGAGATCGCCGGGCCGATCGGCCAGTTGCAGGCGACGTGGTCGCCGGGCTACGGCTTCACCGCGATCATCGTGGTGTTCGTCGGGCGGCTGCATCCGCTGGGAATCGTGCTCGCGAGCCTGCTGATGGCGCTGCTGTATCTCGGCGGCGAGGCGGTGCAGACCTCGATGCAATTGCCGCAGGCGCTGTCCGGCGTGTTCCAGGGCCTGCTGCTGTTCTGCCTGCTGGGCGCCGACCTGTTCGTGAACTACCGCGTGCGGCGCCGCTCCCTGGCCCCGCAGGCTCATTAA